Proteins encoded by one window of Mycteria americana isolate JAX WOST 10 ecotype Jacksonville Zoo and Gardens chromosome 26, USCA_MyAme_1.0, whole genome shotgun sequence:
- the STAC3 gene encoding LOW QUALITY PROTEIN: SH3 and cysteine-rich domain-containing protein 3 (The sequence of the model RefSeq protein was modified relative to this genomic sequence to represent the inferred CDS: deleted 2 bases in 2 codons), which produces MHGLQFLGVSLRQRSAVGSPLPVTPALHGTGAAAPPRCAPSTEGWGLRSQRGPNSATLCGVFHRRTRAPNTAMTEKEVPEPPASPASGGKPKSRQLQKLKQLFQRKPKEETAPEPQPNGELVSPSGGPIYYIYEEEEEEEEEEEPEPPPEPQKLVNDKPHKFKDHYFKKPKFCDVCARMIVLNNKFGLRCKNCKTNIHHHCQSYVEMQRCFGKIPPGFRRAYSSPLYSDQQYACVKELLSAANRSDPVFETLRTGVIMANKERKKGQDDKKNPLAAMMDEEPEAAKPAVGKTEGATSEGDKKTEKSPTDDKNKKPQPGIRGGYLQSHYFVALYRFKALEKDDLDFPPGEKITVVDDSNEEWWRGKIGEKIGYFPPNFIIRVRAGERVHKVTRSFVGNREIGQITLKKDQIVVQKGEEVNGYVKVYTGRKVGLFPVDFLQEI; this is translated from the exons ATGCATGGGCTCCAATTTCTCGGCGTCAGCCTCCGCCAGCGCTCAGCTGTCGGTTCCCCTCTG CCTGTCACTCCCGCGCTCCACGGGACTGGGGCAGCTGCCCCCCCTCGCTGCGCACCCAGCAcggagggctgggggctccgcAGCCAACGGGGCCCCAAC TCGGCCACCCTTTGCGGGGTTTTTCATCGCAGGACGAGAGCTCCAAACACAGC CATGACAGAGAAGGAAGTGCCAGAGCCACCAGCTTCACCTGCTTCAGGTGGGAAACCCAAGAGCCGG cagctacAGAAGCTGAAGCAACTTTTCCAGCGAAAGCCCAAGGAGGAGACAGCGCCAGAGCCACAGCCCAATGGGGAGCTGGTCAGCCCCTCAGGGGGACCCATCTACTACATctatgaggaggaggaagaggaggaagaggaggaggagcctGAGCCCCCTCCCGAGCCCCAGAAACTTGTCAATGACAAACCCCACAAGTTCAAAGATCATTACTTCAAAAAGCCCAAGTTCTGTGATGTTTGTGCCCGCATGATTGTCC tcAACAACAAATTTGGCCTGAGGTGCAAGAACTGCAAAACCAACATCCACCACCACTGCCAGTCCTATGTGGAGATGCAGCGCTGCTTCGGCAAAATC CCCCCAGGGTTTCGCCGGGCGTACAGCTCACCCCTCTACAGTGACCAGCAATACGCCTGCGTCAAGGAGCTGCTCT CGGCAGCCAACAGGAGCGACCCCGTGTTCGAGACCCTGCGGACGGGCGTCATTATGGCCAACAAGGAGCGCAAGAAAGGGCAGGATGACAAGAAAAAC CCTTTGGCTGCTATGATGGATGAGGAACCAGAGGCCGCAAAGCCAGCAGTGGGCAAAACCGAGGGCG CCACCTCTGAAGGGGACAAGAAGACCGAGAAGAGCCCAACAGATGACAAG AACAAGAAGCCACAGCCAGGGATTCGTGGTGGCTATCTGCAGTCTCACTATTTTGTGGCACTTTATCGCTTCAAAGCCCTGGAGAAAGATGACCTGGATTTCCC GCCAGGGGAGAAGATCACGGTGGTCGATGACTCCAATGAGGAGTGGTGGCGG GGGAAGATCGGTGAAAAAATTGGCTACTTCCCTCCTAACTTCATCATCCGGGTGCGGGCAGGCGAGCGGGTGCACAAGGTGACGCGCTCCTTCGTGGGCAACCGGGAGATCGGGCAGATCACGCTTAAGAAGGATCAG ATCGTGGTGCAGAAGGGTGAGGAGGTGAATGGCTACGTGAAAGTCTACACTGGCCGCAAAGTGGGGCTCTTCCCCGTGGACTTCCTCCAGGAGATCTGA